The DNA segment CTTTTAAAGACTTGGTTTCAAAATGTTTCAGCAGTCTGTTGCGGGCCGACTCATCGGTAAAAACCCAATCCTCCAGGCCGTAGGAATAAAACTTATCGCCAAAATGCTCGATGAATTGGCTACGCTTGCTTTTCTCGAATAACACTTCCTTGGGCTTAAATCCATTCAACAGTTTATCAATATATTCAAAGCGGCCTTCGGCGGCCATAAATTCGCCGGTTGAAATATCTAAAAAAGCCACCCCGGCACCATTCTTATCCATGTGTACCGATGCCAAAAAATTATTCTCGCGATGCTCAAGCACATTATCGCTCATCGCCACTCCGGGGGTAACCAGTTCGGTGACACCTCGTTTAACAATAGTTTTAGTAAGCTTTGGATCTTCCAACTGATCGCAAACCGCTACCCTTTGACCGGCTCGCACCAACTTGGGTAAATAGGTGTCCAGCGCATGATGCGGAAAACCGGCCAACTCAACATACGAAGCGGCACCATTGGCTCGTCGGGTAAGGGTTATTCCTAATATTTCGGCGGCTTTAACTGCATCATCCGAAAAGGTCTCGTAAAAATCGCCCACCCTAAAAAGTAAAATAGCATCGGGGTGTTTTTGCTTAATTGCATAATACTGCTTCATCAAGGGTGTTTCCACCTTTTTATTTCCTTCTTTTTTGGCCACTACTTTTTGCTTTACTGTGGTACTAATCCGGCTGGCTTAGCTTTTAACTTTATTATTAACCGTGCAAATATAAAATTAATAATCCGTAAAGATAAGGATAAGTGAAAGACGAAGTTAGATTATTGATTATCACAATAATTAACAGTATATTATAATCCAAATGAGCAACAATAAAAACATACTAATTCTGGGTGCAGGCAAAGTAGCGGGACCGATTGTACAATATTTTTTACGTCAGAAATATCGCGTAACTGTTGCCTCGCAATATCTTTATGAAGGAGAGTTAATCATTGAAAACAACCCACTCGGCGAAGCCGTTGAATGCTGTGCCAATGATGGCGCTAAACTTAATTCTTTGGTCCGCAACAGCAATGTGGTGGTGAGTTTATTGCCCAATAAATTTCATCATTTGGTGTGCAAAGCTTGCATCCGGCAAAAACGCAGTTTGCTTACCCCCTCATACGAGCAGCCCGAAATTAGTTTGATGCATTCTGATGCCTGCAAAAGCAACATTACCATTTTAAACGAAATGGGCTTATATCCGGGGATAGATCACATGTGGGCATCCGAAATTATTGCCGAGATTAAGGCAAGAGGAGGCAAGGTTAAAAAGTTTATTTCGGCATGTGGTGCTTTGCCCTCTCCCGAATCCCTTGATAATCCTTTCCGGTATAAATTTTCGTGGAGCCCAAAAGCTGTGATGCGGGCCAGCTCCGCTAAGGCCAGTTATCTGAAAAACAATATTATGGTTGAGCTCGAACCATCCCAATTGATGAAGAACATTGTTGCCGTAAAAATAAGACGATTAGGTAAACTGGAAGCACACGCCAATCGCAACGCCCTGCCATACATTAGTTTATACCAAATACCTCAGGTAGAAACCTTTTTTAGGGGAACGTTAAGGTACAAAGGATGGTGCGAGGTGATAGATGCTTTAATAGAAACCGGCTACCTTTCTGAAAAACCCTTTCCGGAACACATTAGCAACTATGGCGATTTAACTGCATTTTTGGGTGGTATGGAGAACACTCCCAATTTGAGGGATAGTTTTGCACGGAAACTCAATATAAAAACGCATTCCAACACCATTATGGCCATGGAATGGATTGGCTTGTTTTCCAGGTCACATTTCAACACCAATTTGTCAAGCCCCTTTGAGGTGCTAACCAACAGAATGGCAGGCAGAATAAAAATGTTGCCCTCGGATAAAGATGTTGTAGTACTAAACCAACAAATATTGTTTACCCTACCCGATGGAAAAGAAAAAATGATAAATGCTGTATTGACTCGGATGGGCAGAGACGATCAAAGAACTGCCATTGCCGATGCGGTTTCGTTACCCACAGCCCTGGCTGCTGAAATGTTGCTACATAAAAGTATTGAACACAAGGGTGTTATCCGCCCGGTTTACCCCGACATTTACCAACCTATACTTAAAAAATTGAGGGAAAATTTTAAATTTAGATTTAAAGAAACCGAATTAGACGGCGAAAAATGGCCGAAAGGCTGGTGATAAATAACAGTTGACCGTAAGTTGATTTAAGCAAAAACCTCTACATTACATCCATTTTGCTGCACCACACGCTACAAAAGACCACATCCTTTAATTTAATTCATAGCGCTCAAACAGTGCCGGATTTTATTATACTAGCTAAAACATATTCATCACCTCTTTATACCAACCATGCATAACATATCGTGGCTATGGTGAGATATACAAACATACCTATAATATCGTTCATGGTAGTAACAAAGGGACCGGTGGCAACGGCCGGATCTATTTTTAAACGTTTCATCAAAAGGGGGATAAAAGTACCCAATAAAGAGGCAAACACCACCACCGAAAACATGGCGATACCCACCGTGTAGGTTAGTGCCACACCAGCACCCACTATATAATTATAAGTTAAAATAATAACCGCCAGCACCGTGGCATTGAGCAGGGCGATGGACAGCTCTTTTATAAGCTTATTCCAGGTAGTATCCAGGCCCATACTCCCCGAAGCCAGTGATTGTACAATAATGGCCGAAGACTGCATACCCGTATTACCGGCCATGGCAGCAATCAAACCCATAAAAAAGGCCAATTGAGGATGTTCCGAAAGCAAACTAACAAACCCACCCACCACACGCGAACTGAGTATACCACCCAACATACCCAGCAACAGCCAGGGCATACGTGCACGTGTATGAATCCAGACACTGTCCGACGATTCCACATCCTCGGTAATACCGGAAGCCAGCTGATAGTCCTTTTCGGCTTCTTCGCGCATAAAATCCACCACGTCGTCGATGGTAATGCGACCCACCAAACGGCCTATCCCATCCACTACCGGCAGGGCAACCAAATCATATTTTTCCATGATAGCGCTTACCTCCTCACCAGGCGCATCCGTACGTACAGATATTAATTTATCGTTATAAATATCCTTTACAGTAGCATTTTCGGGGCTTAACAGCAAACGTTTTAAGGAGAGCGTTCCTTTTAAAATACCATCGTTGTCCACCACATACACGTAATATACCTCGTTCACATCTTCGCCTTGCCTGCGCATACTGCGCAAACAAGTAGGCAGATTCCACGACTCCTTTACCTGGATGTACTCTTTGGCCATCAAGCCCCCGGCCGTATCTTCGTGGTAATTAAGTAAATCGGCAATATCACCGGCCACCTTCACATCCTCAAGGTGCGAGAGTACTTCTTGCTGCCGGTTGTCATCCATCTCGCCCAACACGTCGGCCGCATCATCGGAGTCCATCTGATCGATGAATCGCCTCGCTATGACCTCACTGGGTAGTGCTTCCAGAAAACGACGACGTTCATCTTCTTCCAATTCCAGAATAACGTCGGCGGCCGTTTCGTCGTCAGCCAGCAGATAAATATATTTAGCTTCTTCGAGGTCAAGCTCCCTAAAAAGGTCAGCAATATCGGCCGGATGCAGTTTGCTCAGCTTTTGCTTTAGCTTTTTTTCCTCCTTGTGCTCAATGGCATGTCGAACCTTATCTACAAAGCCTCTGGTTAACGTAAACTTGGGCATAAACGGTGAATTATATAGGAATGGATAATTAATGCAACATATTCGCTTGAATAAATTGTGTAAGTGCTACAAACTCTTTAACACCTAACTGTTCCGGTCGTTTTCCAAAAACCTCCATTTGCATAACTTTTTCCCGGTTAAAAGGAATCGACTTTAGGGAGTTACTCAGCGTTTTCCGGCGTTGATTAAAACCTGTTTTAACAATACGCGCAAAAAGTTTCTCGTCGCAGTCGAGTTTTTGGACATTGTTACGTGTAACTCTAATAACGCCGGATTTTACTTTGGGCGGAGGCGTAAAAACATGTTCTGGTACGGTAAAAAGATATTCGACGTTATAATAGGCCTGTAAAAAAATACTAAGTATTCCCTGGGCTCTTGTTCCGGGAGGTGCCGTTAAGCGTTCGGCCACTTCTTTTTGCAGCATGCCAACCACCTCGGGTATTTTGTCTTTGTATTCAAGTACTTTAAAAAATATTTGACTCGATATATTGTACGGAAAATTACCAATGATGCTAAATTGCTCTTTACTTAACTTATTAAGGTCCATCTGCAAAAAGTCGTCGGATATAATATGGTTGTTCAATTGAGGGTAATGCTTTTTCAGATAGGCAACGGATTCCACATCTATTTCCACCACCTTTAAATTAATCCCTTCTTTATCTAATAAGTACTTGGTCAATACGCCCATACCCGGCCCCACTTCCAATACATTGGTATTATTATTCATTAAGCTGCCGGCTATTTTTTTTGCGATACCTTCGTCGTTTAAAAAATGTTGTCCCAGATGCTTTTTTGCCCTAACGTT comes from the Saccharicrinis carchari genome and includes:
- a CDS encoding saccharopine dehydrogenase C-terminal domain-containing protein, with the protein product MSNNKNILILGAGKVAGPIVQYFLRQKYRVTVASQYLYEGELIIENNPLGEAVECCANDGAKLNSLVRNSNVVVSLLPNKFHHLVCKACIRQKRSLLTPSYEQPEISLMHSDACKSNITILNEMGLYPGIDHMWASEIIAEIKARGGKVKKFISACGALPSPESLDNPFRYKFSWSPKAVMRASSAKASYLKNNIMVELEPSQLMKNIVAVKIRRLGKLEAHANRNALPYISLYQIPQVETFFRGTLRYKGWCEVIDALIETGYLSEKPFPEHISNYGDLTAFLGGMENTPNLRDSFARKLNIKTHSNTIMAMEWIGLFSRSHFNTNLSSPFEVLTNRMAGRIKMLPSDKDVVVLNQQILFTLPDGKEKMINAVLTRMGRDDQRTAIADAVSLPTALAAEMLLHKSIEHKGVIRPVYPDIYQPILKKLRENFKFRFKETELDGEKWPKGW
- the mgtE gene encoding magnesium transporter; amino-acid sequence: MPKFTLTRGFVDKVRHAIEHKEEKKLKQKLSKLHPADIADLFRELDLEEAKYIYLLADDETAADVILELEEDERRRFLEALPSEVIARRFIDQMDSDDAADVLGEMDDNRQQEVLSHLEDVKVAGDIADLLNYHEDTAGGLMAKEYIQVKESWNLPTCLRSMRRQGEDVNEVYYVYVVDNDGILKGTLSLKRLLLSPENATVKDIYNDKLISVRTDAPGEEVSAIMEKYDLVALPVVDGIGRLVGRITIDDVVDFMREEAEKDYQLASGITEDVESSDSVWIHTRARMPWLLLGMLGGILSSRVVGGFVSLLSEHPQLAFFMGLIAAMAGNTGMQSSAIIVQSLASGSMGLDTTWNKLIKELSIALLNATVLAVIILTYNYIVGAGVALTYTVGIAMFSVVVFASLLGTFIPLLMKRLKIDPAVATGPFVTTMNDIIGMFVYLTIATICYAWLV
- the rsmA gene encoding 16S rRNA (adenine(1518)-N(6)/adenine(1519)-N(6))-dimethyltransferase RsmA — its product is MKNVRAKKHLGQHFLNDEGIAKKIAGSLMNNNTNVLEVGPGMGVLTKYLLDKEGINLKVVEIDVESVAYLKKHYPQLNNHIISDDFLQMDLNKLSKEQFSIIGNFPYNISSQIFFKVLEYKDKIPEVVGMLQKEVAERLTAPPGTRAQGILSIFLQAYYNVEYLFTVPEHVFTPPPKVKSGVIRVTRNNVQKLDCDEKLFARIVKTGFNQRRKTLSNSLKSIPFNREKVMQMEVFGKRPEQLGVKEFVALTQFIQANMLH